CGCGGTTGCCGCCGCCGGCGGTGTCGTGGGTGCCGAAAGGGTGGATGCGACGGTGCCCGGCGGCGCCGAAACCGTAGGCGGCCCGATGCCCGGCGGCGCTGGAACCGACGCCTTCCCGCTCGCCAACGCCGGCGCTGTGATGGCCGACGGCGGCGCTGCCTTGACCGACGCTGCCTTGACCAATGCTGCCGGCGCGACCGGCGGCGCTGGGGCAGGCGGTGGCCGCCCGGCGCAGGCTGCCGTGGCGCCGGGTGGGCCGGCCGTGGTGCAGCCGTTGCGGGTCGTCGTCGACAGTGGGGGGACGACGCCGGCGTCGGCGAGGGTGCGCGACGACGAGGCGGAGACGTGGATTGCGACGGCCGAGGAGGTCGGCGCGACCGCTGATGGGCGCGTCGACCTCGCCAGGCTCCTGACCCGGTTGTACGAGCGCGGCCAGCGCTATGTCCTGCTCGAAGGCGGCCCGACGCTGGCCGGGGCGTTCTGGCGGGCCGGTCTGATCGACCGGGTCGTCGGCTACGTCGCGCCCGCGCTGCTCGGCGCCGGACCGGCCGCGCTGGCCGACGCCGGCGTGAACACCATCGACGCCGCGATCAGGCTGGATGTCGCCGACGTGCGGATGGTCGGGCCCGATCTGCGTATCACCGCAACCCCGCACGACCACAGGAAGGCGTGAGGCCATGTTCACCGGGATCGTCGAGGAACTGGGCGAACTCGTCGCCATCGAGGGCGACGCCGACGACGGGCGGCTCACCGTCCGCGGCCCGAAGGTCGCCGAGGACGCCGTGCACGGCGCGTCCATCGCCGTCGACGGCGTCTGCCTGACCGTCACCGCCATCGACGGCGACACCTTCACCGTCGACGTCATGCGTGAGACGTTCGACCGCAGCACGCTGGCGAAGCTGAGCACCGGCAACGTCGTCAACCTCGAGCGGGCGGTGCGGGCCAGCGACCGGCTCGGCGGCCACATCGTGCAGGGCCACGTCGACGGCGTCGGCACGGTGGTGTCGCGCACGCCGGGCAGCCGCTGGGAGGTCGTCCGCATCGGCGCGCCCGCCGGCCTGCTGCGCTACGTCGCGGAGAAGGGATCGATCGCCGTCGACGGTGTCTCGCTGACGGTATCCGGGCTCGGCGCGGACTGGTTCGAGGTGAGCCTGATCCCGACCACGCTCGAGCTGACGACGCTCGGCCGCCGGCAACCGGGCGACGGCGTGAACCTCGAGGTCGACGTGGTCGCGAAGTACGTCGAGCGGCTTCTGGCGAGCGGAACGGGCGAGGCCGGCGGGGCCGGCGGGGCCGGCGGGGCCAGCGAGGCTGGCGGCACAGGTGAGGCCAGCGGGGCGAACGGAACGGGCGTGACCGGCGAGAACACGACAGAGGTGGACGCATGACCGTGCAACTGGACACCGTCGAGCGGGCGATCGCCGACATCGCCGCGGGCAAGGCGGTGGTCGTCGTCGACGACGAGGACAGGGAGAACGAGGGCGACCTGATCTTCGCCGCCGCCAAGGCCACACCGGAGCTGATGGGGTTCACCATCCGGCACACGTCGGGCGTCATCTGCGTCCCGATGCTCGGCGGCGAGCTCGACCGGCTCGACCTCCCGCCGATGACCGTCGTCAACGAGGACCGCAAGGGCACCGCGTTCGCCGTGTCCGTCGACGCGCGGCACGGCATCACGACCGGCATCTCAGCGGCCGAGCGGGCCCACACGGCGCGGGTGCTGGCCGACTCCGCGACGGAGGCGTACGAGCTCAGCCGGCCGGGGCAC
This Jiangella alba DNA region includes the following protein-coding sequences:
- a CDS encoding riboflavin synthase, which produces MFTGIVEELGELVAIEGDADDGRLTVRGPKVAEDAVHGASIAVDGVCLTVTAIDGDTFTVDVMRETFDRSTLAKLSTGNVVNLERAVRASDRLGGHIVQGHVDGVGTVVSRTPGSRWEVVRIGAPAGLLRYVAEKGSIAVDGVSLTVSGLGADWFEVSLIPTTLELTTLGRRQPGDGVNLEVDVVAKYVERLLASGTGEAGGAGGAGGASEAGGTGEASGANGTGVTGENTTEVDA